From a single Lolium rigidum isolate FL_2022 chromosome 7, APGP_CSIRO_Lrig_0.1, whole genome shotgun sequence genomic region:
- the LOC124671790 gene encoding uncharacterized protein LOC124671790 (The sequence of the model RefSeq protein was modified relative to this genomic sequence to represent the inferred CDS: added 51 bases not found in genome assembly) → MDLGEPSLKPEWLVRGIATPTVATTGLRPGTSPRADDQDRGASSRNRSSGRDRERSSQQASSRRGSGPSVSRRLDRDGTVKSRGYASFGRSNRERGCEKDSDFRDRESRLGLPDDSLHDGFGSFSSCRPESNRLNRVRPKLDTLTRAAGVSLDNGNLSRKDAGGISFEREFPNLSSEENNGKHDMGRVPSPGISTPIQSILLATAHDGWNSVLAEVPGLSEASNNYVSSALSHAGSSRQLEVLNCGTTLSMAETVMQTPLQISTTPELLIDAQKIEERTMRQCVLRPLTPSSNKISVSSLSDKFKIKGARAGDSNCAIKTASQLSAQPSSNSVRTPVKSELVRPSQSGCFQVLTREQNGAGNTAKNCASNPVSPILGRSSSVEPLKKSIVSQKLKGVTNGLPMHLQPGPFGERKSIAKDKHKFFELLRSKSLNGSSTGIESSSSLIDEQKNPSLDLSLFNGGIKCTEPGSKSCEDSNSCDGSQQHLSDNDEIKPSLEPRDVFYEGLHGVDADNAEPNSSSDLGDVKDVSVVPQADKTEATVSIMPTDMNCGSTKSDSSYDNARLLFEPIVAMEVEQYPSEDEPSPEEMAFLKSLGWKEDEIVPPLKQEEIADCLRHNVRLQQKLEECRG, encoded by the exons ATGGACCTAGGTGAGCCCTCGTTGAAGCCAGAATGGCTGGTGCGGGGGATTGCCACACCCACTGTCGCCACCACAGGTCTCCGGCCAGGAACTTCGCCCCGTGCAG ATGACCAAGACAGGGGTGCTTCATCAAGAAACCGATCATCAGGCCGCGATCGTGAACGGAGCTCCCAACAAGCCTCTTCACGCAGGGGTTCTGGCCCAAGTGTGTCCAGACGGCTTGATAGGGATGGTACAGTGAAGTCAAGAGGCTATGCCAGTTTTGGAAGGAGCAACAGAGAAAGGGGGTGTGAAAAAGACTCTGATTTCCGTGATCGGGAGAGTAGGTTGGGTCTTCCAGATGACTCCTTGCATGATGGCTTCGGGTCCTTCAGCTCATGCAGACCTGAAAGCAATAGGCTTAATCGTGTTCGTCCAAAGCTGGACACGTTGACCCGGGCAGCTGGGGTAAGTTTGGACAATGGTAATCTATCTAGAAAAGATGCTGGTGGTATATCCTTTGAGCGAGAATTTCCAAACCTTAGTTCTGAGGAGAACAATGGAAAGCATGACATGGGTAGAGTTCCATCTCCTGGAATTAGCACCCCAATTCAGAGCATACTATTGGCTACTGCGCATGATGGCTGGAACTCGGTGCTAGCAGAAGTTCCTGGACTTAGTGAGGCAAGCAATAACTATGTTTCGTCTGCTTTATCACATGCTGGTTCCAGTAGGCAGCTTGAAGTATTAAACTGTGGGACTACATTAAGCATGGCTGAAACAGTAATGCAAACACCATTACAAATTTCTACCACACCCGAG CTGTTGATTGATGCTCAAAAAATTGAAGAACGAACTATGAGGCAGTGTGTTCTAAGACCTCTGACGCCTTCATCAAACAAAATATCT GTATCTAGTTTGTCAGACAAGTTTAAAATTAAAGGTGCAAGAGCTGGGGATTCTAATTGTGCTATCAAGACTGCATCACAACTGTCAGCACAGCCTTCTAGCAACTCTGTTCGCACTCCAGTCAAATCTGAGCTTGTCAGGCCATCTCAATCAGGATGCTTTCAAGTCCTGACCCGTGAGCAGAATGGTGCTGGAAATACTGCCAAAAATTGCGCTAGCAATCCTGTAAGCCCTATTCTAGGCCGATCTTCTTCAGTAGAGCCACTGAAAAAATCCATTGTCAGCCAGAAGCTTAAAGGTGTCACAAATGGCCtccctatgcatctacaaccaggTCCGTTTGGTGAGAGAAAATCAATTGCAAAAGACAAGCATAAGTTCTTTGAGTTGCTGCGGAGCAAGTCTTTAAATGGTTCTAGCACTGGTATAGAGTCCTCATCCAGCTTGATCGATGAGCAGAAGAAcccttctcttgatttgtctttgTTTAACGGTGGAATCAAATGTACCGAACCTGGAAGTAAGTCCTGTGAGGATTCAAATTCTTGTGATGGATCTCAGCAGCACCTCTCTGACAACGACGAAATCAAGCCATCTTTGGAACCTCGTGATGTTTTTTATGAGGGTTTGCATGGAGTTGATGCTGACAATGCAGAACCAAACTCTTCATCAGATTTGGGTGATGTTAAAGATGTATCTGTGGTGCCTCAGGCAGACAAGACTGAAGCCACTGTGTCCATTATGCCCACAGATATGAATTGTGGTTCCACAAAGTCAGACTCCAGCTATGACAATGCCCGTTTATTGTTTGAGCCCATTGTAGCCATGGAAGTGGAACAATATCCTAGTGAAGATGAACCTAGTCCAGAAGAAATGGCGTTCCTGAAATCTCTTGGCTGGAAAGAAGACGAGATAGTTCCACCTCTGAAACAGGAAGAGATTGCtgattgt